The Campylobacter concisus genome has a window encoding:
- a CDS encoding NADH-quinone oxidoreductase subunit G, with amino-acid sequence MKITINDQILEANEGESILNIARANGIYIPALCYLSGCSPTLACRLCMVEANSKVVYSCNAKAKEDMQIYTNTPEIAAERNAIMQTYCVNHPLQCGVCDKSGECELQNLTTHLRVNDQKFAITDTHKPHKKWGLINYDPALCVVCERCVTVCKDKIGESALKTVPRGVEVPKELKESMPKDAYAVFSKMQKSLIAPSVGESLDCSFCGECISVCPVGALVSSNFQYSSNIWELSRVPAANPHQSDCELIFYDVKEKSTSDRSKQIYRVSNDFHFGEISGAARFAYDFHNENARKNETKFNELVLNFKNGNIKNIKFNSFITNEEALILERLREKFDLNLLNDEAFKFQNFLNIFSEFSGLSSYNADYESLKNSDFVITAGSFLRHESPITSYKLNNALKMNKASGIYFHHIADEVVKKFSKNFACVSYEAGKLEQILLFVLKNWGENLPAALQARLEKFEESFGLEVATLSEGKAKFTLILGSDFYVHENANLLAALAGVIARTTPFRVMLIPPRTNSLGVAKICTLSREKKPSKTLGYNEMGEFKFSIFEGDLDAGALNQQEGTFTSINNEVVPTNAALAHNGYFLNDIANALGLVAKNTIDYTAKLPKEKGYRGVKFDDLENFYANDGTSHRGYKLEISNFTPKEDIEPLFKEQSELNLKEDEALISLANPINLPSFFANYASQTAKRAKLYASSEFMAKFEISQNEAVILEKNGQKLAICVELDSELGGVAAYLGDYDDKLDVSAIFESKSFASVKIIKAENE; translated from the coding sequence ATGAAAATCACCATAAACGATCAAATTTTAGAGGCAAACGAGGGCGAGAGCATCCTAAACATCGCAAGGGCAAATGGCATCTACATCCCTGCGCTTTGCTACCTTAGCGGCTGTTCGCCAACGCTTGCTTGCAGGCTTTGCATGGTCGAGGCAAACAGCAAAGTGGTCTATAGCTGCAACGCCAAAGCCAAAGAGGATATGCAAATTTACACAAATACGCCAGAGATCGCTGCTGAGCGAAATGCGATCATGCAGACCTACTGCGTCAATCACCCCCTTCAATGCGGTGTTTGCGACAAAAGCGGCGAGTGCGAGCTACAAAATTTGACAACGCATTTACGCGTAAATGATCAAAAATTTGCCATTACTGACACGCATAAACCGCACAAAAAATGGGGGCTCATAAACTACGACCCAGCCCTTTGCGTGGTCTGCGAGAGGTGCGTGACGGTTTGCAAAGATAAGATCGGCGAAAGCGCGCTAAAAACGGTGCCAAGGGGCGTTGAAGTGCCAAAAGAGCTAAAAGAGAGCATGCCAAAAGATGCCTACGCCGTCTTTAGCAAGATGCAAAAGAGCTTAATTGCCCCAAGCGTTGGCGAAAGCTTGGACTGCTCATTTTGTGGCGAGTGCATCAGCGTCTGCCCTGTTGGTGCGCTTGTAAGCTCAAATTTTCAGTATAGCTCAAACATCTGGGAGCTAAGCCGTGTCCCAGCGGCAAATCCGCACCAAAGCGACTGCGAGCTCATTTTTTATGACGTAAAAGAGAAAAGCACTAGCGATAGAAGCAAGCAAATTTACCGCGTTAGCAACGACTTTCACTTTGGCGAGATCAGCGGTGCGGCAAGGTTTGCCTACGACTTTCACAACGAAAATGCCCGCAAAAATGAGACGAAATTTAATGAGCTAGTCTTAAATTTTAAAAACGGCAACATAAAAAATATAAAATTTAATAGCTTCATAACAAACGAAGAGGCGCTTATTTTGGAGCGCTTGAGAGAGAAATTTGATCTAAATTTACTAAACGATGAGGCTTTTAAATTTCAAAATTTCTTAAATATTTTTAGCGAATTTAGCGGTCTTAGCTCATATAACGCAGACTATGAGAGCCTAAAAAATAGCGACTTTGTGATCACGGCTGGTAGCTTCTTGCGCCATGAGAGCCCAATTACAAGCTATAAGCTAAATAACGCCCTTAAGATGAATAAAGCTAGTGGAATTTACTTTCATCACATCGCTGATGAGGTGGTGAAGAAATTTTCAAAGAATTTTGCCTGTGTGAGCTATGAGGCTGGCAAATTGGAGCAAATTTTACTCTTTGTGCTTAAAAACTGGGGTGAGAATTTACCAGCAGCGCTTCAGGCTAGACTTGAAAAATTTGAAGAGAGCTTTGGCTTGGAGGTAGCTACTCTTAGCGAGGGTAAGGCTAAATTTACGCTCATTTTAGGTAGCGACTTTTACGTTCATGAAAATGCAAATTTACTTGCAGCCCTTGCTGGAGTGATCGCAAGAACTACACCGTTTCGTGTGATGCTGATACCACCTCGAACTAACTCGCTTGGCGTAGCTAAAATTTGCACGCTTTCACGCGAGAAAAAGCCCAGCAAGACGCTAGGATACAACGAAATGGGCGAGTTTAAATTTAGCATCTTTGAGGGCGATCTTGACGCTGGTGCACTAAATCAGCAAGAGGGCACATTTACAAGCATAAATAATGAAGTAGTGCCGACAAATGCGGCTTTAGCTCATAACGGCTACTTCTTAAACGATATCGCAAATGCGCTTGGACTGGTGGCTAAAAATACGATTGATTACACAGCGAAGCTACCAAAAGAGAAGGGCTACAGGGGCGTTAAATTTGATGATTTAGAAAATTTTTACGCAAATGACGGCACAAGCCACAGAGGCTACAAGCTTGAAATTTCAAATTTCACGCCAAAAGAGGACATAGAGCCACTTTTTAAAGAGCAAAGTGAGCTAAATTTAAAAGAAGACGAAGCGCTTATAAGCCTTGCAAATCCTATAAATCTGCCATCATTTTTTGCAAACTATGCTAGCCAGACAGCTAAACGCGCGAAACTTTACGCAAGTAGCGAGTTTATGGCTAAATTTGAAATTTCACAAAACGAAGCTGTCATTTTAGAAAAAAATGGGCAAAAGCTTGCCATTTGCGTGGAGCTTGATAGCGAGCTAGGAGGCGTGGCGGCCTATCTTGGCGACTACGATGATAAGCTTGATGTAAGCGCCATTTTTGAGAGCAAGAGTTTTGCTAGCGTAAAAATAATAAAGGCAGAGAATGAGTGA
- the nuoH gene encoding NADH-quinone oxidoreductase subunit NuoH, with the protein MSEMLFFVITTIVKAVVILAVMASLAGLATYAERKVLAYMQRRVGPDMVGPAGVLQIVADMIKLFTKEDIVPANANKFIFLIAPLISAIAAFAALAPVPFLPEFEVFGHTIRPILADINVGVLYIAGVAAVCVFSPLAAGLASYNKFALISAARAVVALLSFEVVAGMALLSVVMVTSSLSLVDINNYQKGIFNWLIFKQPLAFVLFVMASFVECNRTPFCLTENETEIVAGYGTEYSGMRWAMFFIGEYTNMIAASIIITLLFLGGFNEFLFIPGALMIILKSSLVFFFFLWTRASWPHLRVDQLSMLCWKILLPLGILNVVITGFALLI; encoded by the coding sequence ATGAGTGAAATGCTATTTTTTGTTATAACAACTATTGTTAAAGCAGTCGTCATCTTGGCCGTCATGGCTAGCCTTGCAGGGCTTGCGACCTACGCCGAGAGAAAGGTGCTTGCCTATATGCAGCGCCGCGTGGGGCCTGATATGGTGGGACCTGCTGGCGTGCTTCAGATCGTGGCTGACATGATAAAGCTCTTTACAAAAGAGGATATCGTCCCAGCAAATGCAAATAAATTTATCTTTCTAATAGCCCCTCTAATCTCTGCTATCGCGGCATTTGCAGCGCTTGCGCCTGTGCCATTTTTGCCTGAGTTTGAGGTTTTTGGGCATACGATTAGACCGATACTTGCAGATATAAACGTAGGCGTTTTATATATCGCTGGCGTGGCAGCAGTTTGCGTCTTTTCGCCACTTGCAGCAGGTCTTGCAAGCTACAATAAATTTGCACTAATTAGCGCCGCTCGTGCGGTCGTGGCGCTTCTTAGCTTCGAAGTGGTCGCTGGCATGGCACTTTTAAGCGTTGTCATGGTGACTAGCTCGCTCTCGTTAGTTGATATAAACAACTACCAAAAAGGCATCTTTAACTGGCTCATATTTAAGCAGCCCCTTGCCTTCGTGCTTTTCGTGATGGCAAGCTTTGTGGAGTGCAACAGAACGCCATTTTGCCTAACAGAAAACGAGACCGAGATCGTAGCAGGATATGGCACTGAGTATAGCGGCATGAGATGGGCGATGTTTTTTATCGGCGAATACACCAACATGATCGCAGCAAGCATCATCATCACGCTCCTATTTTTGGGCGGTTTTAATGAGTTTTTATTTATCCCAGGTGCTTTGATGATCATTTTAAAATCAAGCCTAGTCTTTTTCTTTTTCCTTTGGACGAGGGCGTCGTGGCCGCATCTAAGGGTCGATCAGCTTAGCATGCTTTGCTGGAAAATTTTACTTCCGCTTGGCATCTTAAATGTCGTAATCACCGGCTTTGCACTACTTATCTAA
- the nuoI gene encoding NADH-quinone oxidoreductase subunit NuoI has product MSEKRYILIDEKIEPKGAFDKFKHFIAATFKLDLLVGLKITLKQMLFSKLHTLKYPMQKMELNARYRGIHRLLKFVESENERCIGCGLCEKICVSNCISMKTSLGEDGRKKVASYTINLSRCVYCGFCADVCPELAIVCGQEYEVASENKILFGTKAEFLTDNKFLKDQAEFEGYGALPKNADSLVKKTPNALTNEDKAETMDINLKGSSDV; this is encoded by the coding sequence ATGAGCGAGAAAAGATATATTTTGATAGACGAAAAGATAGAGCCAAAAGGGGCATTTGATAAATTTAAGCACTTCATCGCCGCTACTTTTAAGCTTGATCTTTTGGTGGGGCTAAAGATCACGCTAAAGCAGATGCTCTTTAGCAAGTTGCACACTCTAAAATACCCTATGCAAAAGATGGAGCTAAACGCCAGATATAGGGGGATTCATAGGCTTTTAAAATTTGTTGAAAGCGAAAATGAGCGCTGCATAGGCTGTGGGCTATGCGAGAAAATTTGTGTTAGTAACTGCATCTCGATGAAAACTTCTCTTGGCGAGGATGGCCGCAAAAAGGTCGCAAGCTACACGATAAATTTAAGTAGGTGCGTCTATTGCGGATTTTGCGCTGATGTCTGCCCTGAGCTTGCTATCGTCTGCGGGCAAGAGTACGAGGTCGCAAGTGAAAATAAAATCCTCTTTGGCACAAAGGCTGAGTTTTTGACGGATAATAAATTTTTAAAAGATCAAGCTGAGTTTGAGGGCTATGGTGCACTACCTAAAAATGCTGATAGCCTAGTGAAAAAGACGCCAAATGCGCTTACAAATGAAGATAAGGCAGAAACGATGGATATAAATTTAAAAGGGTCAAGCGATGTATGA
- a CDS encoding NADH-quinone oxidoreductase subunit J, giving the protein MYESFAFYLFSALILVSFSFSVLCKNALNAVSALAAGMVFISAIFFLLGAEFLGVVQIVVYTGAVVVLYAFAMMFFDTSKECEPKSGKKAKVIIYLLSSFIALLLIFIFLAPIYSAKQEVVNSTLANLGNIEAVGILLFSKYLLAFEMCAIMLLVAMVAGIILIHKDLDAQSKFEEML; this is encoded by the coding sequence ATGTATGAGAGCTTTGCATTTTATCTTTTTAGCGCCCTTATATTAGTTAGTTTTTCTTTTAGCGTGCTTTGCAAAAACGCCCTAAATGCGGTCTCTGCGCTAGCTGCTGGCATGGTTTTTATATCAGCTATATTTTTCTTGCTTGGGGCTGAGTTTTTAGGAGTGGTGCAAATCGTCGTCTATACAGGCGCAGTGGTCGTTTTATACGCATTTGCGATGATGTTTTTTGACACCAGCAAGGAGTGCGAGCCAAAAAGTGGCAAAAAAGCAAAGGTCATCATCTATCTTCTAAGCAGCTTCATAGCGCTTCTTTTGATATTTATCTTTTTAGCGCCGATCTATAGTGCTAAGCAAGAGGTGGTAAATTCTACTCTCGCTAATCTTGGCAACATCGAAGCGGTTGGAATTTTACTCTTTAGCAAGTATCTGCTTGCCTTTGAGATGTGCGCTATCATGCTACTTGTGGCGATGGTGGCTGGCATTATCTTGATACACAAAGACCTAGACGCGCAAAGCAAATTTGAGGAGATGCTATGA
- the nuoK gene encoding NADH-quinone oxidoreductase subunit NuoK: MIGLTHYLILASLVFVIGLVGIMRRRNLIMLFFSSEILLNSANIALAAISKYYFDLTGQIIAFFIVAIAASEVAVGLGLLVLWYKKTGSISLDSMTNMKG; encoded by the coding sequence ATGATAGGCCTTACTCATTACCTCATCCTAGCAAGCCTAGTCTTTGTCATAGGGCTAGTTGGCATAATGAGAAGAAGAAATTTGATAATGCTATTTTTCTCAAGCGAAATTTTACTAAACTCAGCAAATATCGCGCTTGCAGCCATATCAAAATACTACTTTGACCTAACTGGGCAGATAATAGCATTTTTTATAGTAGCCATCGCCGCTAGCGAGGTTGCCGTGGGACTAGGTCTGCTCGTGCTTTGGTATAAAAAGACTGGCAGCATCAGTTTAGATTCGATGACAAATATGAAAGGCTAA